Proteins from a single region of Candidatus Methylomirabilis sp.:
- a CDS encoding B-box zinc finger protein: MSCPVHPREKAVGYCELCRQEVCALCLASVATPMDLECPGCGNLGTVSLFETLRSVGAE, translated from the coding sequence ATGAGCTGCCCCGTGCACCCGCGGGAGAAGGCGGTCGGGTACTGCGAGCTGTGTCGCCAGGAGGTGTGCGCCCTCTGCCTCGCCAGCGTGGCCACGCCCATGGATCTGGAGTGCCCGGGATGCGGAAACCTGGGGACAGTCTCCCTCTTCGAAACGCTCCGGTCCGTCGGGGCGGAGTGA
- a CDS encoding HD domain-containing protein: MALLADPLYRYVQFTVPREADPREPTEKALIDSPWVQRLRFIHQLQSTWWVYPAGEHSRFQHSLGTMHMAGRFAEQLYPSLVEACRTLGGPCPSFPLLHATLRAAGLLHDVGHGPFSHFFDEHYLQPRFNGLTHEILGQRIIVQKLGGILRGLRRSPAGPFGRGERVDPRWVAFLIRKPAEEDGRGAPHWVRLLRQVFSGIYTADNLDYIQRDAYMTGFSLDMVDTERLLFYTFAHPKGLTIHRAGLPVLIRFLQARVAMYSDVYYHRTTRAMDLQMREIFEETMAELLPEDPRRRLDRYLQITEWFLLQKVQEWAAPGQRGVTSRQRELGRRWRDILDRRVKWKMAYDYVASMNEAHQLMDFWRPDTLKEAIRQQLPPRLRTMAFEVDMATQDPRPLNPLAEGEKRVHVYNPATGEVSPKPLRDFFKDVPAKVAHYRVFAPDHRHDRELAEAAERALRAGRPEAYETNL; the protein is encoded by the coding sequence TTGGCCCTCCTCGCCGATCCCCTCTACCGGTACGTCCAGTTTACGGTCCCCCGCGAAGCGGATCCCCGCGAGCCGACCGAGAAGGCCCTCATCGACAGCCCCTGGGTCCAGCGCCTCCGCTTCATCCATCAGCTTCAGAGCACGTGGTGGGTGTACCCGGCCGGCGAGCACAGCCGGTTCCAGCACTCCCTCGGCACCATGCACATGGCCGGCCGCTTCGCGGAGCAGCTCTACCCGAGCCTGGTGGAGGCGTGTCGCACGCTGGGGGGCCCCTGCCCCTCCTTCCCACTGCTGCACGCCACGCTCCGGGCGGCGGGCCTCCTCCATGATGTGGGGCACGGGCCCTTCAGTCACTTTTTCGACGAGCACTACCTCCAACCCCGCTTCAACGGGTTGACCCACGAGATCCTGGGGCAGCGGATCATCGTCCAGAAGCTCGGGGGGATCCTGCGCGGTCTCCGGCGGAGCCCGGCGGGGCCCTTCGGGCGCGGCGAGCGGGTGGATCCGCGGTGGGTGGCCTTCCTGATCCGCAAGCCGGCGGAGGAGGACGGACGGGGCGCCCCGCACTGGGTGCGGCTCCTCCGTCAGGTATTCTCCGGCATCTACACCGCCGACAACCTGGACTACATCCAGCGGGACGCCTACATGACCGGCTTCTCCCTCGACATGGTGGACACCGAGCGGCTCCTCTTCTACACCTTCGCCCACCCGAAGGGCCTCACCATCCACCGGGCCGGCCTCCCGGTCCTCATCCGGTTCCTCCAGGCCCGGGTGGCCATGTACTCCGACGTGTACTACCACCGGACGACCCGGGCCATGGACCTCCAGATGCGAGAGATCTTCGAGGAGACCATGGCAGAGCTCCTCCCCGAGGATCCGCGGCGGCGGCTCGACCGGTACCTGCAGATCACCGAATGGTTCCTTCTCCAAAAGGTGCAGGAGTGGGCGGCGCCGGGGCAGCGCGGGGTGACGTCCCGGCAGCGTGAGCTCGGGCGCCGCTGGCGGGACATCCTGGACCGGCGCGTCAAGTGGAAAATGGCCTATGATTACGTGGCCTCGATGAACGAGGCTCACCAGCTGATGGATTTCTGGAGACCGGACACGCTGAAGGAGGCGATCCGGCAGCAGCTCCCGCCGCGACTCCGCACCATGGCCTTCGAAGTGGATATGGCCACTCAGGATCCGCGCCCCCTGAATCCGCTCGCGGAGGGGGAGAAGAGGGTGCACGTCTACAACCCGGCCACGGGGGAGGTCTCCCCCAAGCCCCTTCGGGACTTTTTCAAGGACGTCCCGGCCAAGGTGGCCCACTACCGGGTCTTCGCGCCCGACCACCGGCACGACCGGGAATTGGCCGAGGCGGCGGAGCGGGCCCTGCGCGCGGGTCGCCCCGAGGCCTACGAGACCAACCTCTGA
- a CDS encoding MazG-like family protein: MPRTGEARGPAVRELQRRVAAFRDARDWRQFHAPKDLAISIALEAAELLEHFQWKDEAAVAAHLARRRGREAVTAEMADVLLLLLSLADVLGVNLKGAALRKLRVNARKYPVARARGTAAKYHALAGASRMRRAR; the protein is encoded by the coding sequence GTGCCGCGGACGGGCGAGGCGCGGGGGCCAGCGGTGCGGGAACTCCAGCGACGGGTGGCGGCTTTCCGGGACGCGCGGGACTGGCGGCAGTTTCACGCGCCGAAGGACCTGGCCATCTCCATCGCCCTCGAGGCTGCCGAGCTGCTCGAGCACTTCCAGTGGAAGGACGAGGCCGCCGTGGCGGCGCACCTGGCGCGGCGGCGGGGGCGGGAGGCGGTCACCGCGGAAATGGCCGACGTCCTCCTGCTCCTCCTCTCCCTCGCGGATGTCCTCGGGGTGAACCTGAAGGGGGCGGCCCTCCGGAAGCTCCGGGTCAACGCCCGGAAGTATCCGGTGGCCCGGGCCCGCGGCACGGCGGCGAAGTACCATGCCCTCGCCGGGGCGAGCCGGATGAGGCGGGCGCGGTGA
- a CDS encoding HEAT repeat domain-containing protein, producing the protein MTPSVLLLALLLAPLAGCSPGAERLEAAAIAAAAAGETDRAAAWAARAERQGAPSPLALHVRLLLGAGRLEEAVDTYRRAPAGPGREALLPAIFAAALREALLQGERAVLEAGPLPPGTGGPPWEAPLLRLALQSPDPAVRAAAARGLGARRDPGARALLLPLAVDRHPFVRAAAAEALAPMGPAGAAAARAGLRDPDWTVRVAAAAALVTAGEPEALPVLREGLAQPDPSVRMAAALGLAPLRDGGVGTLLAARLADRDPYVRVSAAEALARRGEPAGREALHRALQAPDRSLALYAAEVLAMLGDATPRPLLAEVLTDAAAPAVVRLYAAWILGRLGDAAGAPVAAAYLGAREAPLRLRAAWTLGEIGAPAVRPALLQALGDRDPGVLAHAALALAKLAGRVPPAGTSPRPLL; encoded by the coding sequence GTGACCCCTTCGGTCCTCCTCTTGGCCCTCCTGCTGGCCCCCCTGGCGGGCTGCAGCCCCGGGGCGGAACGCCTCGAGGCCGCGGCCATCGCCGCGGCGGCGGCGGGCGAGACGGACCGGGCGGCAGCCTGGGCGGCGCGGGCCGAACGGCAGGGGGCGCCGTCGCCGCTCGCGCTCCACGTGCGCCTCCTCCTGGGGGCGGGGCGCCTCGAGGAGGCGGTGGACACCTATCGCAGGGCGCCGGCGGGGCCGGGGCGGGAGGCACTCCTGCCGGCCATCTTCGCCGCGGCCCTGCGGGAGGCGCTGCTGCAGGGGGAGCGCGCCGTGCTGGAGGCGGGCCCCTTGCCGCCGGGGACCGGCGGCCCCCCGTGGGAGGCGCCGCTCCTGCGGCTTGCCCTCCAGAGCCCCGACCCGGCGGTGCGGGCCGCCGCGGCTCGCGGTCTCGGGGCGCGGCGGGATCCCGGCGCGCGGGCGCTCCTCCTGCCGCTCGCGGTGGACCGTCACCCCTTTGTCCGCGCCGCTGCGGCCGAGGCGCTCGCGCCGATGGGGCCGGCGGGCGCCGCGGCGGCGCGCGCAGGTCTCCGGGACCCGGACTGGACCGTCCGGGTAGCGGCCGCCGCCGCCCTCGTCACGGCCGGCGAGCCGGAAGCCCTCCCGGTCCTCCGGGAGGGTCTGGCCCAGCCGGACCCGTCGGTCAGGATGGCGGCGGCCCTGGGGCTGGCGCCCCTCCGGGACGGGGGGGTCGGGACGCTGCTCGCGGCACGACTCGCCGACCGCGACCCCTACGTCCGGGTGAGCGCCGCGGAGGCGCTGGCCCGGCGCGGAGAGCCGGCCGGGCGGGAGGCGCTGCATCGCGCCCTGCAGGCCCCGGACCGCTCGCTCGCCCTCTACGCCGCGGAGGTCCTGGCCATGCTGGGGGACGCGACCCCCCGCCCACTGCTCGCAGAGGTCCTGACGGATGCGGCTGCGCCGGCCGTCGTGCGCCTGTACGCCGCCTGGATCCTCGGGCGGCTCGGAGACGCAGCCGGCGCACCGGTGGCGGCGGCCTATCTCGGGGCGCGCGAGGCGCCGCTGCGGCTGCGGGCCGCCTGGACGCTCGGGGAGATCGGGGCACCCGCGGTGCGTCCCGCCCTCCTGCAGGCTCTGGGCGACCGGGACCCGGGCGTGTTGGCCCACGCCGCGCTTGCCCTCGCCAAGCTGGCCGGGCGGGTTCCGCCGGCAGGGACCTCGCCGCGACCTCTGCTATAA